Proteins from a genomic interval of Hoplias malabaricus isolate fHopMal1 chromosome 13, fHopMal1.hap1, whole genome shotgun sequence:
- the LOC136664462 gene encoding uncharacterized protein, producing the protein MRGLTTANTRPESPVEISALLRAALFVSLLWPNISFSSSPDGDFHWWLQSSEVTRGHSFSIICFTEPQYPGGSFHLEFNGSSITRTQSAVNHSAFFFFPEADFTHQGSYSCVYEVAVSTRTFTSSSTPLLSVTVKASPVPIIASGVSAGLFLILVPIIIYFIKRSKRQEVHQMDVNMDPRHRAKNTYGITGGNNEAEDEDDYENAEAIFYHKEDSDDSEGDYINVNTDKVNKAVKKNKAGISNRYWIEDEKEETEEDDYENQEAIVHQEEDSDNDDYVDIDAEAEKTAVDNDY; encoded by the exons ATGAGGGGTCTTACTACTGCCAATACCAGACCAGAGTCTCCAGTCGAGATTTCAGCTCTCCTCAGAGCAGCTCTGTTCGTTTCTCTGTTGTGG CCCAACATCTCCTTCAGTTCTTCTCCTGATGGAGACTTCCACTGGTGGCTTCAAAGCTCAGAGGTGACCAGGGGACACAGCTTCTCCATCATCTGCTTCACAGAGCCACAGTATCCAGGGGGATCCTTCCACTTGGAGTTCAATGGATCCAGCATCACCAGAACACAGTCAGCTGTGAATCACTCAgccttcttcttctttcctgAGGCAGATTTCACCCACCAAGGAAGCTACAGCTGTGTTTATGAAGTAGCCGTGTCTACACGCACCTTTACCTCCAGTTCCACTCCATTACTGAGCGTCACAGTGAAAG CATCCCCTGTTCCCATCATCGCCTCAGGAGTGTCAGCAGGACTGTTCCTCATATTAGTGCCTATCATCATTTACTTCATAAAGAGAAGCAAAAGACAAGAAGTTCATCAGATGGATGTAAATATGGATCCCAGACATC GAGCTAAAAACACGTATGGAATAACTGGAGGGAACAATGAGGCAGAAGATGAAGACGATTATGAAAATGCAGAGGCAATTTTTTACCACAAAGAAGACTCAGATGATTCTGAAGGAGACTACAtcaatgtaaacactgacaaagTGAATAAAGcagtgaagaaaaacaaagcag GTATCAGCAACAGATATTGGATTGAAGATGAAAaggaagagacagaggaagacgATTATGAAAATCAGGAAGCCATTGTCCATCAGGAAGAGGACTCGGACAATGATGACTATGTTGATATAGATGCAGAGGCAGAGAAAACTGCAGTGGACAATGACTATTAG